The following proteins are co-located in the Pseudarthrobacter siccitolerans genome:
- a CDS encoding WecB/TagA/CpsF family glycosyltransferase, translating into MALDRQQIPLLEVDATPLRVPELVEELSRFVKEGSTRTVLGHNLHSVTLTLADEGFRKLYQRSDVVLLDGAPVLWLWGRTGKAEGPVMDYRLGSTDWLPALGQVQGLERIAVLGAGAEANAEAVRKLQSIVPGARVSGFPGEGWNGSLEDNAVAWLHLQQPQLVLLGLGMPLQEKVLERRLGDMPPAIYCAVGGAIEQLAGVQKLAPRWLGRMGLEWAWRLLLHPRRVAYRVLGEPWVLLWLLARRGSKRQMLKSQK; encoded by the coding sequence ATGGCGCTGGACCGCCAGCAAATCCCCCTCCTGGAGGTTGATGCTACCCCGCTGCGGGTTCCCGAACTGGTGGAAGAACTCAGCCGCTTTGTAAAGGAAGGGTCCACGCGGACCGTATTGGGTCACAACCTGCACAGCGTCACGCTGACCCTCGCTGACGAGGGTTTCCGCAAGCTATACCAGCGCAGCGACGTGGTCCTGCTGGACGGTGCCCCCGTTCTCTGGCTGTGGGGGAGGACCGGCAAGGCCGAGGGACCGGTGATGGACTACCGGCTGGGCTCCACTGACTGGCTGCCCGCCCTGGGCCAGGTGCAAGGACTCGAGCGGATCGCCGTTCTCGGTGCCGGTGCTGAGGCGAACGCGGAAGCTGTCCGGAAACTCCAATCCATCGTTCCTGGTGCCCGTGTCTCTGGCTTCCCAGGCGAGGGCTGGAATGGGAGCCTCGAAGACAACGCAGTGGCATGGCTTCACCTGCAGCAGCCGCAACTGGTTCTGCTTGGACTGGGCATGCCACTCCAGGAGAAGGTCCTGGAGCGGCGCCTTGGTGACATGCCGCCAGCCATTTACTGCGCGGTGGGAGGAGCTATCGAGCAGTTGGCCGGCGTCCAGAAACTCGCACCGCGGTGGCTGGGCCGAATGGGACTTGAGTGGGCGTGGCGCCTTCTGCTCCATCCGCGCCGTGTTGCCTACCGGGTGCTCGGCGAGCCTTGGGTCCTGTTGTGGCTCCTGGCAAGGCGCGGGTCGAAGCGGCAGATGCTCAAAAGCCAGAAGTAG
- a CDS encoding L-threonylcarbamoyladenylate synthase, whose translation MTTTYNCTSDDERARGLEHAQRAISEKKCVVLPTDTVYGIGADAFSPQAVTMLLVSKGRSRTMPPPVLIPRVNALDGLATDVSADARKLAEAFWPGGLTLILHAQPSLDWDLGETKGTVALRMPADEIALELLTLTGPLAVSSANRTGQAPGQTAAAAREQLAESVEVYLEGGFRPREGEAAVPSTIVDATGPLLRVVRNGAVSLDQLREHVPGVLGLGEIPVAEEEPVEAAPVAETHSGSSVVEPKDSEVAEMPAAQAPARDSRP comes from the coding sequence GTGACCACAACCTATAACTGCACCAGTGATGACGAGCGGGCACGGGGCCTGGAGCACGCCCAGCGTGCGATCAGCGAAAAGAAGTGCGTCGTGCTCCCCACCGACACGGTGTACGGGATTGGGGCCGACGCTTTTTCGCCGCAGGCCGTCACCATGCTGCTGGTATCGAAAGGGCGCAGCCGCACCATGCCTCCGCCCGTGCTGATTCCGCGCGTCAATGCCCTTGACGGGCTCGCCACCGACGTCTCGGCAGACGCCCGCAAGCTTGCCGAGGCATTCTGGCCCGGCGGACTGACGCTGATCCTGCACGCCCAGCCGTCGCTGGATTGGGACCTGGGCGAAACCAAGGGGACCGTGGCGCTGCGTATGCCCGCCGACGAAATCGCCCTCGAACTGCTGACGCTCACCGGCCCGCTCGCCGTTTCCTCTGCCAACCGCACCGGCCAGGCACCCGGACAAACCGCCGCCGCAGCCCGCGAGCAGCTTGCAGAGTCCGTCGAGGTCTATCTGGAGGGCGGCTTCCGGCCCCGGGAAGGCGAGGCTGCAGTGCCCTCCACCATCGTGGACGCCACCGGCCCCCTCCTGCGCGTGGTCCGCAACGGCGCGGTCAGCCTGGACCAGCTCCGCGAACACGTTCCGGGTGTCCTGGGATTAGGCGAGATCCCCGTGGCGGAAGAGGAACCGGTTGAAGCAGCGCCGGTTGCAGAAACACACTCGGGTTCATCGGTGGTTGAGCCCAAAGACTCCGAAGTCGCCGAGATGCCTGCTGCGCAGGCACCAGCCCGGGACTCCAGGCCTTGA
- the prmC gene encoding peptide chain release factor N(5)-glutamine methyltransferase, translating to MTFGPGQSLADAVTEATAILREAGVPSPRVDAELLADHLLNVGLGRLRAMMLGDTPAPVGYEALVAERASRIPLQHITGVAHFRYLELAVGPGVFIPRPETESVVQLVIDHVKDMAHPRIVDLGTGSGAIAGSLAHEVPGAEVHAVEFSPFAHAWAAKNLAPLGVHLVLGDLRNALQELNGTFDVVVSNPPYIPAEAIPNEPEVALHDPPEALYGGGEDGMELPTAAAASAARLLVPGGYFVMEHAEVQAEWIAAMLGRSGSWTRISTHLDLNGKERATSAVLPGPDHTQ from the coding sequence ATGACATTCGGGCCAGGCCAGTCGCTCGCTGACGCAGTCACCGAGGCCACAGCCATCCTGCGGGAGGCCGGTGTACCCAGTCCGCGCGTGGACGCGGAGCTGCTTGCGGACCACCTGCTGAACGTGGGGCTGGGCCGGCTCCGCGCCATGATGCTCGGTGACACGCCGGCACCTGTTGGCTACGAAGCCCTCGTAGCGGAGCGCGCCAGCAGGATTCCACTGCAGCACATCACCGGCGTGGCGCATTTCCGCTACCTCGAGCTGGCCGTGGGGCCCGGCGTGTTCATTCCCCGGCCCGAAACCGAATCCGTGGTCCAGCTGGTTATTGACCACGTCAAGGACATGGCGCACCCGCGGATCGTCGACCTCGGCACGGGGTCCGGCGCCATCGCGGGCTCCCTTGCCCACGAAGTGCCCGGCGCCGAGGTCCACGCGGTGGAATTCAGCCCCTTCGCCCACGCCTGGGCGGCAAAAAACCTCGCACCCCTGGGCGTCCACCTCGTGCTGGGGGACCTGCGGAACGCACTCCAGGAGCTGAACGGAACCTTCGACGTCGTGGTTTCCAACCCGCCGTACATCCCGGCGGAGGCCATCCCCAACGAGCCCGAGGTGGCCCTGCATGACCCGCCGGAAGCACTGTACGGCGGGGGAGAGGATGGCATGGAACTTCCGACGGCGGCAGCCGCCTCGGCTGCCCGGCTGCTGGTTCCCGGCGGCTACTTCGTGATGGAACATGCAGAAGTCCAGGCAGAATGGATCGCTGCGATGTTGGGCAGGTCAGGATCCTGGACCAGGATCAGCACCCACTTGGACCTCAACGGCAAGGAGCGCGCCACCAGCGCCGTGCTCCCGGGACCAGACCATACGCAATGA
- the prfA gene encoding peptide chain release factor 1, with protein MFESVQGLLDEHDAIQAQLGDPAVYADQRLARKLGRRSAQLNGIVEAYHKWEGIRDDLAAAREMAAEDPEFAAEVPELEKALEVAAAKLRRLLIPRDPDDARNVILEVKGGEGGDEAALFAGDLLRMYTRYAESRGWKTEIISATESDLGGYKDVQVAVKGSSNDPAEGVYARLKFEGGVHRVQRVPVTESQGRIHTSAAGVLVLPEVDEPEELEINQNDLKIDVYRSSGPGGQSVNTTDSAVRITHLPTGIVVAMQNEKSQLQNREAGMRVLRARILAHQQEQIDAENSAQRKSQIRTMDRSERIRTYNYPENRIADHRTGYKAYNLDQVMNGDLEPVIQSAIEMDEQARLDAIGD; from the coding sequence ATGTTTGAGTCCGTACAGGGCCTGCTTGATGAGCATGATGCTATCCAGGCGCAGCTGGGGGATCCTGCTGTTTATGCTGATCAGCGGCTTGCCCGGAAGCTGGGGCGGCGGTCGGCTCAGCTTAATGGCATTGTTGAGGCTTATCACAAGTGGGAAGGCATCCGTGATGACCTTGCTGCTGCCAGGGAAATGGCTGCCGAGGATCCCGAGTTTGCTGCCGAGGTTCCTGAACTGGAAAAGGCGCTTGAGGTTGCTGCGGCGAAACTGCGCCGCCTGCTTATCCCGCGCGATCCTGACGACGCCCGCAACGTGATCCTTGAGGTCAAAGGCGGCGAAGGCGGCGACGAAGCTGCGCTGTTCGCCGGCGACCTCCTGCGCATGTACACCCGGTACGCGGAATCGCGCGGCTGGAAGACCGAAATCATCTCCGCCACCGAGTCGGACCTTGGCGGCTACAAGGATGTCCAGGTTGCCGTCAAGGGCAGCTCCAACGATCCCGCCGAGGGCGTCTACGCCCGGCTGAAGTTCGAAGGCGGCGTGCACCGGGTGCAGCGCGTTCCCGTGACCGAATCCCAGGGGCGCATCCACACATCTGCTGCAGGCGTGCTGGTTCTCCCTGAAGTTGACGAGCCCGAAGAGCTTGAAATCAACCAGAACGACCTCAAGATCGACGTCTACCGTTCCTCCGGTCCCGGCGGCCAGTCCGTGAACACCACGGACTCTGCAGTGCGCATTACCCACCTTCCCACGGGCATCGTGGTGGCCATGCAGAACGAGAAATCCCAGCTGCAGAACCGCGAGGCCGGCATGCGCGTGCTTCGTGCGCGCATCCTGGCGCACCAGCAGGAGCAGATCGACGCCGAAAACTCGGCCCAGCGGAAGTCGCAGATCCGCACCATGGACCGCTCGGAGCGCATCCGCACCTACAACTACCCGGAAAACCGCATCGCGGACCACCGCACCGGCTACAAGGCCTACAACCTGGACCAGGTCATGAACGGCGACCTGGAACCGGTCATCCAGTCCGCGATTGAGATGGACGAACAGGCGCGCCTGGACGCCATCGGCGACTAG
- the rho gene encoding transcription termination factor Rho — translation MTETTELSPAVELSSSAADSAAPAKSSGLAGLKLAQLQALASQLGISGGSRMRKGDLVAAISAHRAGTPMTKAPAKSAEKRTESVAAPAAAAVAAPAASAPAETTEAPAEGTRGRGRSRRAVSDGVVAPAAAEVAAEAPAAPAEAPAAAEAPEATEGAERRQPRTRNRRRGDAAAPQAAEAVEAPAEQAGAEQRIAEPRTVEQRAAEPRTVEQPTAEARTETEEAGQRTDRREAGRGRGRDTRESGDSSRDNAGSREAGQREGARRDDNRDTDDADGGSRRNRRNRRDRNDRNDRSGGQDRDNSSRNDRFRDRNDRNDRRRGRAQGPDVDDVEVTEDDVLLPVAGILDVLENYAFIRTSGYLPGPNDVYVSLAQVKKYNLRKGDAVVGAIRAPRDGEDRSQQSTRQKFNALVRVTSVNGKTAEELKDRVEFAKLVPLYPSERLRLETDPKKIGPRVIDLVAPIGKGQRGLIVSPPKAGKTLILQSIANAITTNNPEVHLMMVLVDERPEEVTDMQRTVKGEVIASTFDRPADDHTTVAELSIERAKRLVEMGMDVVVLLDSMTRLGRAYNLAAPASGRILSGGVDSAALYPPKRFFGAARNIENGGSLTILATALVETGSKMDEVIFEEFKGTGNMELRLSRQLADKRIFPAVDVNASGTRREENLLSPEEVKIMWKLRRVLSGLETQQSLELLTNKIRETQSNVEFLMQVQKTTLGAKSDNDK, via the coding sequence GTGACCGAAACCACTGAGCTGTCGCCAGCTGTGGAACTATCATCTTCTGCTGCCGATTCGGCAGCACCCGCCAAGAGCAGCGGCCTTGCCGGCCTGAAGCTCGCCCAGCTGCAGGCACTTGCCAGCCAGCTCGGTATCTCCGGCGGTTCCCGGATGCGCAAGGGGGACCTGGTTGCTGCCATCTCCGCCCACCGCGCAGGCACTCCGATGACCAAGGCTCCGGCCAAGTCAGCCGAAAAGCGCACCGAGAGCGTCGCCGCACCGGCAGCTGCAGCTGTTGCTGCCCCTGCAGCCTCCGCGCCGGCCGAAACCACGGAAGCGCCGGCCGAAGGCACCCGCGGCCGCGGCCGCAGCCGCCGGGCCGTCAGCGACGGAGTTGTGGCACCGGCAGCTGCTGAAGTTGCCGCTGAAGCGCCTGCCGCTCCCGCTGAGGCTCCCGCCGCCGCGGAAGCTCCCGAAGCAACCGAAGGCGCCGAACGCCGCCAGCCCCGCACCCGCAACCGCCGCCGGGGCGACGCGGCAGCACCGCAGGCCGCGGAGGCCGTTGAGGCACCCGCAGAGCAGGCTGGCGCTGAGCAGCGTATTGCCGAGCCGCGCACCGTTGAACAGCGCGCTGCCGAACCGCGCACTGTTGAACAGCCCACCGCCGAAGCGCGCACCGAAACCGAAGAGGCCGGCCAGCGCACCGATCGTCGCGAAGCCGGCCGTGGCCGCGGCCGCGATACCCGTGAAAGCGGCGACAGCAGCCGGGACAACGCCGGCAGCCGCGAGGCCGGCCAGCGTGAAGGTGCCCGCCGTGACGACAACCGCGACACCGATGACGCCGACGGCGGCAGCCGCCGCAACCGCCGCAACCGCCGCGACCGGAACGACCGCAATGACCGCTCGGGCGGCCAGGACCGGGACAACAGCTCACGCAACGACCGTTTCCGCGACCGCAACGACCGCAACGACCGCCGTCGTGGACGCGCCCAGGGACCTGACGTCGACGACGTTGAGGTTACTGAGGACGACGTCCTGCTGCCCGTTGCAGGCATCCTCGACGTCCTGGAGAACTACGCGTTCATCCGCACCTCCGGCTACCTGCCCGGCCCCAACGACGTCTACGTCTCCCTGGCCCAGGTCAAGAAGTACAACCTCCGCAAAGGCGACGCCGTTGTTGGCGCCATCCGCGCACCCCGCGACGGCGAAGACCGCAGCCAGCAGTCCACCCGCCAGAAGTTCAACGCACTGGTCCGCGTCACCTCGGTCAACGGCAAGACCGCCGAAGAACTCAAGGACCGCGTCGAATTCGCCAAGCTGGTTCCGCTCTACCCGTCAGAGCGCCTGCGCCTCGAGACCGATCCCAAAAAGATCGGCCCCCGCGTCATCGACCTCGTCGCCCCCATCGGCAAGGGCCAGCGTGGCCTGATCGTCTCCCCGCCGAAGGCCGGAAAGACGCTCATCCTGCAGTCCATCGCGAACGCGATCACCACCAACAACCCTGAGGTCCACCTCATGATGGTGCTGGTTGACGAACGCCCCGAAGAAGTCACGGACATGCAGCGCACCGTCAAGGGTGAAGTCATTGCCTCCACCTTCGACCGCCCCGCAGACGACCACACCACCGTGGCCGAACTCTCCATCGAACGCGCCAAGCGCCTCGTGGAAATGGGCATGGACGTGGTGGTCCTGCTGGACTCCATGACCCGCTTGGGCCGCGCCTACAACCTGGCTGCACCGGCCTCCGGCCGCATCCTGTCCGGTGGTGTCGATTCCGCAGCACTGTACCCGCCCAAGCGCTTCTTCGGTGCAGCCCGCAACATCGAAAACGGCGGCTCGCTCACCATCCTGGCCACCGCACTCGTGGAAACCGGCTCCAAGATGGACGAAGTCATCTTCGAAGAGTTCAAGGGCACCGGCAACATGGAGCTCCGCCTGTCCCGCCAGCTGGCAGACAAGCGCATCTTCCCGGCCGTGGACGTCAACGCGTCCGGCACCCGCCGCGAGGAAAACCTCCTCTCGCCCGAAGAAGTCAAGATCATGTGGAAGCTGCGCCGCGTCCTCTCCGGACTCGAAACCCAGCAGAGCCTTGAACTCCTGACCAACAAGATCCGGGAGACCCAGAGCAACGTTGAGTTCCTGATGCAGGTTCAGAAGACGACGCTTGGTGCGAAGTCGGATAACGACAAATAG